The Apium graveolens cultivar Ventura chromosome 3, ASM990537v1, whole genome shotgun sequence sequence ATAATATATAATGGACGAAAAAATTCTGGAGGGTTAGGATATAGAAACAAAAgtgaaatgctttagaattgcAAATATTTAACATTCTGCAACACATAGGCGACAAGTCATTTTGGAACTCTGTTGATTATGTTACCCGTCTTATTATATGTAGCCAATAAGCCTGAGTCTGGGATGGCTTGGTTTTACCTTGATGCCGAAAAAACAATCTAAAACAAGATAGAGAGATCTTACAAGTGTTCATCATAAATATTTTCTAAAATGAAGTTTTCTGTCTGGTCTGATTGGCAGGGGTAGGATCAGATTTATAGTTGAGCTTTAGTCGTTGTCTTATCTATGTTTTTTCCGGATACATTTTTCAGGTATATGTTCGGAATGTCTCCCGATAATGTGGGATTGTTAATGCTTCTGGACAAAGGACCTAACGTAGGACAGTGGAGATGTCTCACAAGTACACAAGTGTGATGTTTGAACACCTTTTCATGTATAACTTCTGCTGTGATCTAATAACTACCGCCATGCCATCTTTAAATCCTGCTCATTGGATTTAATCTGAGTGTTCTTCACTTTTAGGTTTTGCATACTATTTTCATATTAATTGGAAATTTGGTGCTTGATCTTTGATGTTCAATGCCCTGTCTTCATTTTTCGACATAGAAAACATATATTGCTGCTAGTTCACCAGTAAATTGAAAGATAAGGTCTTAGATCTGCAATGCTCGTATTGTGTCTGAATTAATTAGCTCAAGTTGAGTCCTACTCTGACAGTCCTCCCCATGTACATTTCAAATGCATGTTTATGTTAGCATAGTTATTATCATAATGTTTTCCTGTTTGGCTCGAGATTAGTTGCAGCATGATTGCATGAGCACCCAGTCTCAAATATGCACCCAGAACTTTTCCTAGATTCTTTTTGTATGTAACCATCTAAACCATTTTGCACCTTGTAGTTTCAAAGCAGCTATCAATGTGCACTCTTGCCGCTAAGTGGGCGGAGGGGAAAAGTGTAGCTACTTCAACCCTTTCCATATAAACCTCAAAGTTATGTAATATTCCGTAAACTCTAGTAACAAAACCATTATATTTGAATTTTCCCAAACCCCACACTCTTATCATTCCTCACCTTTGTTCAGTGCCAAACGTAGAAGATTTGTCCTTTCCAATCATCTCCGACCCCTCTCAACTTGCCTTGAATATCTCGATATATATAACTTGTAGTAATCTCTATTTTATGAATAACCTAATTTCTTCAACCATACGAGTATAGGAACCTGTTGTAGAATTCTGTCTCATCACCGCAATATGGGTTTTTCTAATTTTCCAATCCCCTTCAAAATGggatcatatatatatatttactatAATATCATCAAAAttggttaaaatttgaaattatCTTAGTTACAGGGTTTGGATTACTTGTGCTTTTAGTCACCTCCTAAATTGGAATTTGGGGAATTTAGCACAAAAGAATGTTTCAACGGTCTCcgtttattcttattttatttttatggATAAGAAATTATTTTCTTCTTCTCCACTTATTTCTCTCTTTTTTCAAGAATTTACAGTGTTGGAGAATGTAAGTTGGATTTGCACTTATTCCACTTATTTTAACATCAACATTGAATTTGCGATAAGAGGGTGTCAAAACAGTTGGTAACGAGAGCATTGAGCAATCACCTATACTAGAAGTCCTTGGATTTTAATGGCAGTGAAATTTTCTGACAAAAAATCTGTCAAGGGGGTGCTTTTTTAGGACGCAGTTGCTTTCCATTTCTTTAAAATCAATTCTGTAGAGAGTGTGAGAGACTTCGATTTTGCCAGATTTCCCTCCCCTCAGTTTTGACTTTAAACACGAAAAATTAGCTGAGTATTTACATACTGGAAACAAAAAACTCACTTTCTGCACAATACCATTGCATTGCCACCAGGTTGGAGACTGTTATGTTAAACTGCAATAACTCCCCAAACAAGTTTAATGTCTAGACAGAGCAGACAATTATATTTGTACAGACCAAATTCTTGGATTCTCCTAATTGCCCTGCTCTTAATAAGCCTACGCTACATTTTTTTTCTGGCTTGCGCGGCTGTGCAAGTATCGATGCTTCCTCCTATTAAATTTATGCCACTAAAATCAATTTAATACACTACATTTATGAACATAGTATATACTACTGTATAAAAGATGCAGCTGACATTTCATTTAGTAGCAGATTATGCCAAGGATACAATAATTTTCACCTGTATACTCTCTTGTTTAGTTTCGGTCTTCACACACTTTTGCTGCATAATTACACTACGGGGCTTCAAATTTTAAACCCCCCCCCAGTATATAAGGCCTCGGTTTCTAAAAAGAACTAGTAGATTTTGGATATGATCGAGTTCCTTAAAGCACATTGCATCAAGCTGCTCCTTGCTTTAACAGTTCCGACTCTCGTTCATCCCCTACAAAGTGTATAATACACAAATTAGCAAATTCAAGATAACATTCCACATcaaaatcacaaaaaacacaaactACTTTGGATAGGTTTTGATTTCAAAGGACTCAGTTGCTTTTCGATATGATTGAGAGCCTCAAAGCGCACTACATCAAGCTGCTCCTTGGTGTAATAGTTCAGACTCTCGTTCATCCACTACAAAGTGTATAATACACAAATCAGCAAATTCAAGATAACACTCCACACCAAAATCACAACACAAACTACTTTTATttcaaagtatactcttttatATTATCAAAGACAATTCCATAGCAAAACACAACAATTAAGCACCACATAACAAAGTATACCTTCATAGGAAAAGACAATTCCTTATCCTCAACAATATCTTTCATGTAGCGCATAACAACATATCCACATTCATGGCCGCTAGGTTGTTTGGGAGATCCCTATTTGAATGATAAGTTGACATATTAGCCGACAAATAAACCAATAATTTTATATAAAACAGTTTTCGGAGGAAGTGCATAAATACTTACCGCAAGATATTTTACTTTGGGCACTTTGTTGCCTTTACCTCTTTTGGCATTGACAATTATTAATGCGCTGCACAAGAGATTGACTTTATGTCAAACCCGACAAATCATCCATATTAAAAATTTTACAGAAAAACAAAAGTTACCCTATCAGTGCTTTTTCCAATGCCGGAAATTGTATCACGCCGGGCAATGGATCGAGAATATAAATTTCACCATCCCATATTATCGTCAAAATCCAATGCTCactgtttttgttgaaaaatataTCAAAGTAAGACTTTACACAAATTACATACAATCCATTAATTAATAATCGTGATTGCATTGATAAATACTTGTATTATGTATCCAagtttatattttttaaatttgcGTTGATAACACTTACTTGTTACAATGTGGCAGGAAGAATATGCAATCAACATTGCCCTCCCTCATCCGTTCACTAACGAACAGTTCATAATCATCATTAAGGTGAAATGTGGCCACTGGATCAAAAAAAGAAAATGTTTCCAATTTTCCACTCTCACATATCATGGTGTGCAAGTGCCTACAGATAAAATGTTAACATTATAAAAATGTATTCTTATGGAATATGGAGAATGAGACAATAAAAAAACAATACTTACATCATATATGTTGCTATAATAGCTTGGCCTATCATCTCAAACTTGAATAACGCTATTAAATTCTCATGCAGCAAATATATTGTCCTGGTACCGCCAAACACCCCGGCATTACATGAAATCGGTAATACGGACTTATCATCTTTCATTAAAGTTGTATGATCATAAAGCCTCCTAAAGTGCTTCAGCACATTCTCATTTGGCTCTGTTTGGTTAAATAAGGTCTGCATTCTCTGCAACTCATCTAATTCATCTTTCTTTGAAAGGAGCACTTCCTTTTTCTTTATCTacaaattattaattaatcaccATATATATAGCAACACATTTTAGTTCCACACATCATGCACACAGGAATACATACCACCTCAGTTGGGaagatgatcaagttctgagGCCATGCTACATGAGAGCCAACAGCTTGGGAGACCATCTCCATTTTACCAGCTATCGGCACTGGAAGCAAGGCATCTGGTTTAATGCTACCATCCACCGACACACGAAGACATCCAGGCTGCATAGGCCTTCCATGTATTTTGTTACTCATCACTTCCTCATGAGGAAAAGCCACACTGCATGAAACCTTGTTGTCTATGCTGTCCACTGCCAGCTCACAGTTACGTGGAGCCTACAATTTTAAAAAGAGGTCAAATTAAAATTTTCCCATGTAATTATTGTTATCTATGCTACCCTTTCTTTTACCTCTTTTCCAGAAGGTGGAGGAGGAGGGTCAATAGCAATACATTCATCGTCATCATCCAGTACCGATCCTTTCGCAATTGCTGGTTTTAACTTGATTGCTTCAACCTGATTCATTTCAGGGTGGAAACTTGCTTTGTCGGACAATATTGGTGATGGAAGATTGGTTGCAACATTATGCATCGCCTTTGGCTGAGCAATCTCCAGCATCTACTTTGTTAACTATAGTGTTAATTATTACAACATTAGAAAATTAAATACAAAGGATTGAAATCTTACCAACTCGCCTTGAAGCTTTGCGCACTCCTCTTCAACAGCATAAAGATCCTCCCTCATATTACTATATTCAGCTTGACTGATAAGGATGAAATCTGGTTGGTGTGTTGCCTAAGAAAACAAGATATTGAGCCAAAAATACTTTATTCAAACAAGACAAATGATAACAAGTTTATATATTATAACCCACCGTCCACTGTCTTAAGACTTTTTCTGCAATGTTAACTCCACCAAGAAATGGATTCACATTAAGGATTCTCCCAACTGAAGCAGTTGCGAACCACGAGGGGTATTCCAGACTCTGATTGACCAAGTTTTCAGCCAATATCCCATTCCATATATCATCATTCTGACCTTCCCATATTCCATGCATCATCCGTGGAGGATCATCGGGAACTCGACAAGGGAAACCAAATTGCCTTAAACATCTCTCTCCAAGATAGTACTCCCAGGTTTCAATGCTTCGGAATGGAATCCTTTTCTTAGCAAGATTGATAGTGGAGACCATGGCACCAGATATATATTCTGCACTGGCCAAGTACGGTTCCCAGGTCACCTGAAAATACAAGGTAAATTTAAATATGCAATATACTAGAAGTAAACACAAGATGAAATTGGTTAGATCACCAACCTGGGACTCCTCAACGAAATTTAGTTGGCAGCGCGAAGCAAGAAACCGTGGACCAAAAAAGTTTGGAGATTCGTTCTCTCTAGATTTTTTTGGACATATCCAGCGCCTTGCCCTCGGAAAGACATGGCCTTTAATGTGCGCCGGACGATTTATATCCAAATACTCAAAAGCCCAGTACTGGAGCAAGAAATGAGAATGAAATTGACATACAATATTAAATACAAAAAAACCTTCCACACATTCTCATCCCCCTCCAAAAATAAGAGAAGTAGACAATATCTTATCCTTGACCAGTAAGATGATCACAGTTAATACAGGCAAAGACAACACGTACCAGAAGAAACTGCCAGAACGCCGTAAATGCTCCTACCTCTGCAGTGACCTTTCTTCTCATTCCACCAAGAAAGGCTGAATATGTGATCCCCCCCCAATCATAAGTTCCCACTTCATCTATTCTTTCCAGACACTTTACAAGCTTATGACTAATTAATGAACGGTTGTTGTTAAAGAAACAACTACTAATAAAATAAAGGAACAACCGGCGAAAAACTTTTTCCTTTACATCATCAGTTGGCGGGTTTTCCTTCACTTCATCCGAGGAAGGTACAATCGCCCTCAAGACTATCTTATTGTCAATAATAGCTCCATCTTCAGGTATTCCAAGAAGATACAGGGCTTTCTCTATCGAAAATTCGGAGTCGACTCCAATGCATCGACCTCCAAAACGGAGGCCAGTTACCATGGTCCAGTCCAAAGGAGTTGGACAAATCTCGCCACACGGTAAGTGTAGGGTGTTTGTCTCACTGAACCACCTTTCCATCAAAGCCAAACTGTATGATACTGGTAGATCCACAGGTTCAATTTTGAGAAAATCTCCAAAACCAGCGGCAAGAAACAGTGCCTTGTACTGGTCATTTGAGTCTTGATACAGTTCTACTGCAGTAGGCCAAGCACCTCGACAATTAAGATTTTGTGTAGGGGGGCCCTGCATGTAAAACAACAATAATTATATTTTGACTTCCAAAAGAAAAAGTGATGGACAAGAAGAACAGAAACATATAGCAGCACTATGCCTTACCCGTCCCGCTCTAGCATACGCCGAGAGGTGATTCCCTAAATTGTGGAGAAGTATTGTATCAGGGATGGCTCTCTCTGCAGGTGTTAGGTCCCTTTCAAAAACCGAAGTTCTCCTTGTCCTTGAAGGCATAGTATTCTCCTCATCTGTGCCACGCTCTTCATCATCTGTATCAGGTGTCCTCCTTAGCATTTTACGCTTACTCTTTCTCCTACTTGTAGTAGGTTCTACAGCTGATGTAGAGGGTGTCCTCTCCTTCTTTTTACGCCGAGATTTTCCCTCTTTTGTATTTTGTTTTACAGCTGTTGCAGGGCGTGTCCTTTGCTTTCCAGGCCTAGCGTCACTCACAACAGTATCTTTATTAGATGTAGGCGAGCTAGTGTTCATACGAGATCGTCTCTGAGTCCTTCCTTGTCTTCCTGTAGGTTCAGTATAATTTATAAGAAAGGAACAACAGAAGTTGTCAAATTGGAAATAATAAAAAGGAATATAAGTACCAGTAGAAGGTTTCCGAAGACTATTACCACGCTCCCAATCATTTACCGTAATTGCATAAGAAGACATGATACTGTGAAAGAGGAAGAGTTCAAGATCAATTAAACATAATCTGAGAAAAATCAAAGCACACCAAATGTTTAAAAATTTATATAGAAAAAGTAAGCCAAGAATCTAGCTACTTGTAGACCTGACAATTCATTAGTGTCGTGTACTTCCGTGTGtattttcgtgtttcgtgtacaCCAAACACAAAACCAACATGTTTAGGGTTCGTGTACTTTTGCTTCGTATCGTTTCATGTACAATtcaatattaatattaatataaattaaattaaattaaagaaataaataataagattttttaggtaaaattttaattatatatatatttatgtagaTAACATTTATATACAATATTAAAAAATcaagtattattttaaaaatcaatatgtatatatttattataaatattcatatattgtttataaatattaatatttaattataacaTTTATTTATGTTGTATACTTCGTGTAGTGTTGTGTACTCGAAGGATAAACACAAAACTAACACTAAATCCCGGTCATGTATTTTCGTGCCGTGTACCCAAAGTGCAAACACTAAATTTTCGGTTCGTGTACTTCGTGTATCAAATTTCTGGGTCTAGCTACATGGCATGACTGTCTATGTAAGTTTAACTTTATTGTTATCAATCTTTGTTCTCATTTTTCTATTTTTAATGTTTATAGATAATGGTAAACTTAGACCTCTGATCCCAtcattcttcaaaatttcaatgGTAGCCAATCCCGACAACCACTGGTTTAATAAGGATCCTCTTCAGATCTTTAACTTTCTTAATTTCTTTCCAATCACATTTGTCAGTTAAGTATTAAATTGCAATATCTGGCTAaaaaaaagtaaaagaaaaatcATAATCTCACTGTCTCCTATAATGGTTGATCAGATGTACAGAACTCAATTTTGTAAAAAGAATGAGAATCAATAACTTTCAGATTTCTTCATTACATTTCCCACATTACGGAATTAATACTCCTTTCTTTATTAAAGCAATCAATCAGGCTTAAACAGTAGTTTACTTGGGAGTTTGTAATAATATACTCACTTCCTGTAGGGATAATAGTTCTACGTTACCTAGCAACGTTTGGCCCAATAGTAACCACCCCTTCTCTGTAAAAATTCGCATCACTTACAGTAATTTGTTCAAATGCCTTTATGAGGACAAATCAGCAACTAATGTATACCAAATTACTAGACTGACTGGTGGGTTGTTAAATGGTCTTATATACATTGGGTTATGGGCTAGAAACGATTAAGTGATATCAGAGCTTATCCAGCCTGAAGTTCCTTGTGCAATGCCCGGGATTAATTAGTGAAGTTGGTGGGCTCGACAAGGACGTCGATCCAAGAGTCTCCTCTGCAAAGTTGGGGTGCTTGTAACATCATACATCGACCAGAACAATAAGTTTAAAGGCCTTTATAAGGATTGGTCAATAACTAATGTAATGTACACCAAATTTGTCAGCCCTTTTGGACATACCAGTTGTTGGGTCCGATGTGCATTGGGTTGTGGGTTTGGGAAACTCTTAATTAATACAGATATAGCACGACTCTTGTTGATAACTCAAACAGAAATACTGCATCTTCACAAACTTAGACATAAC is a genomic window containing:
- the LOC141711920 gene encoding uncharacterized protein LOC141711920 isoform X2, with product MSSYAITVNDWERGNSLRKPSTGRQGRTQRRSRMNTSSPTSNKDTVVSDARPGKQRTRPATAVKQNTKEGKSRRKKKERTPSTSAVEPTTSRRKSKRKMLRRTPDTDDEERGTDEENTMPSRTRRTSVFERDLTPAERAIPDTILLHNLGNHLSAYARAGRGPPTQNLNCRGAWPTAVELYQDSNDQYKALFLAAGFGDFLKIEPVDLPVSYSLALMERWFSETNTLHLPCGEICPTPLDWTMVTGLRFGGRCIGVDSEFSIEKALYLLGIPEDGAIIDNKIVLRAIVPSSDEVKENPPTDDVKEKVFRRLFLYFISSCFFNNNRSLISHKLVKCLERIDEVGTYDWGGITYSAFLGGMRRKVTAEVGAFTAFWQFLLYWAFEYLDINRPAHIKGHVFPRARRWICPKKSRENESPNFFGPRFLASRCQLNFVEESQVTWEPYLASAEYISGAMVSTINLAKKRIPFRSIETWEYYLGERCLRQFGFPCRVPDDPPRMMHGIWEGQNDDIWNGILAENLVNQSLEYPSWFATASVGRILNVNPFLGGVNIAEKVLRQWTATHQPDFILISQAEYSNMREDLYAVEEECAKLQGELPKAMHNVATNLPSPILSDKASFHPEMNQVEAIKLKPAIAKGSVLDDDDECIAIDPPPPPSGKEAPRNCELAVDSIDNKVSCSVAFPHEEVMSNKIHGRPMQPGCLRVSVDGSIKPDALLPVPIAGKMEMVSQAVGSHVAWPQNLIIFPTEVIKKKEVLLSKKDELDELQRMQTLFNQTEPNENVLKHFRRLYDHTTLMKDDKSVLPISCNAGVFGGTRTIYLLHENLIALFKFEMIGQAIIATYMMHLHTMICESGKLETFSFFDPVATFHLNDDYELFVSERMREGNVDCIFFLPHCNNEHWILTIIWDGEIYILDPLPGVIQFPALEKALIGALIIVNAKRGKGNKVPKVKYLAGSPKQPSGHECGYVVMRYMKDIVEDKELSFPMKWMNESLNYYTKEQLDVVRFEALNHIEKQLSPLKSKPIQRDERESELLKQGAA
- the LOC141711920 gene encoding uncharacterized protein LOC141711920 isoform X1, which codes for MSSYAITVNDWERGNSLRKPSTGRQGRTQRRSRMNTSSPTSNKDTVVSDARPGKQRTRPATAVKQNTKEGKSRRKKKERTPSTSAVEPTTSRRKSKRKMLRRTPDTDDEERGTDEENTMPSRTRRTSVFERDLTPAERAIPDTILLHNLGNHLSAYARAGRGPPTQNLNCRGAWPTAVELYQDSNDQYKALFLAAGFGDFLKIEPVDLPVSYSLALMERWFSETNTLHLPCGEICPTPLDWTMVTGLRFGGRCIGVDSEFSIEKALYLLGIPEDGAIIDNKIVLRAIVPSSDEVKENPPTDDVKEKVFRRLFLYFISSCFFNNNRSLISHKLVKCLERIDEVGTYDWGGITYSAFLGGMRRKVTAEVGAFTAFWQFLLYWAFEYLDINRPAHIKGHVFPRARRWICPKKSRENESPNFFGPRFLASRCQLNFVEESQVTWEPYLASAEYISGAMVSTINLAKKRIPFRSIETWEYYLGERCLRQFGFPCRVPDDPPRMMHGIWEGQNDDIWNGILAENLVNQSLEYPSWFATASVGRILNVNPFLGGVNIAEKVLRQWTATHQPDFILISQAEYSNMREDLYAVEEECAKLQGELMLEIAQPKAMHNVATNLPSPILSDKASFHPEMNQVEAIKLKPAIAKGSVLDDDDECIAIDPPPPPSGKEAPRNCELAVDSIDNKVSCSVAFPHEEVMSNKIHGRPMQPGCLRVSVDGSIKPDALLPVPIAGKMEMVSQAVGSHVAWPQNLIIFPTEVIKKKEVLLSKKDELDELQRMQTLFNQTEPNENVLKHFRRLYDHTTLMKDDKSVLPISCNAGVFGGTRTIYLLHENLIALFKFEMIGQAIIATYMMHLHTMICESGKLETFSFFDPVATFHLNDDYELFVSERMREGNVDCIFFLPHCNNEHWILTIIWDGEIYILDPLPGVIQFPALEKALIGALIIVNAKRGKGNKVPKVKYLAGSPKQPSGHECGYVVMRYMKDIVEDKELSFPMKWMNESLNYYTKEQLDVVRFEALNHIEKQLSPLKSKPIQRDERESELLKQGAA